CCGTCAAACAAAACGAACGGGACGCTGTGGTCATCGACGCAAGCGATGGCGCAGGCAGCGTCGGTCGACCCCATCCGCATTCCGGAATGATCGGCTACGGGGCACTCCTCATCGGTTATCGTGCCTGAGAAAGTCTGTCTGCTCTGGGTTGCAAACATCGCGGCGGGGGCAAGAAGAGCGGAGGCAAGAAGACCTGTCAGTAGATATTTCATGAAGCTCACCCGAAGCGAAGGCACTCGCAACCTGTGGGAAATCAGGGGAAGGTGTCACACACCTCCCCCTGATTCGTGGTCGAAAACCCCGAGGCCGAGAAACTCTCTGCCGGTTATCGGCCGCCAATCATGATGTGGGCTTCCGGCGTGCCCGCAAACATCAGCCAGGCGCCGCCCGCGTCGCGAACCTCCGGCAGTCCGACTTGCTCCCCCGTGAGGTTCGGCATGGCGATAAACGTGTGCCAGATGGCGGTGTCCTGACTGTCGCCCCGGAGGTTGTACCAGATGGACCCGACTTCGGACAGCTCACGCGTTCCGTCTTTCCCGGCGGCCACAACCAGATCCCTAATCCCTCCGGTGCCGCTGCTCGACAAGACAGGCAAACCGGCGCGCCTGGGGTCGTCTTGCCCAAGCAATGGCGTGGCCTTGGCCCCCATCTCCGCGAACGCTCGATTCTGCATGATGCGCGGCAGGTTGGCATCGCTGCTGGTGCACTCCACCGACCACGGCCGCTCTCCGGGAAAGCCGGTCAGGTCGTAGCAGACCATACGGCCGGGGCCTCTCCTCAAGACTTCATACGTAAAGTCGGCAGCCGTGACCTCTTCGCCCGCATCCGGATTCCGAATTATCTTGATGACCGTGGCGTCCCTGGCCATAGCCGCGTTCGGAGCGGCGAGCAACGGCTTTTCGATGGGGTCTGTCACCACCTCTTGCCGGCGCTCCTCATAGACCTGCGCCTGCGCCGGCGCGCTTATCGCAACCGCCATTACGCCGAGTACACACAGGGAAATCCGTTTCATGTGAGTCCTCCAATCGCTGGGTGTCGGAAAGCCAGTAGCAGTATTCCACGAGGGCGCGTACTCTGTCTATTGAATTCTTCCGCCGACGGGCAGGCCGCTCGGTACGCGCTCGGGAATCGTTCGGTCGAACGAGTCATCGCTCAGAGCGATTAAAAACTCGATCAGATCCGTGTCTTCTTCGTCCACGTTCTGCAACGCGCGAACCAGCGGATCGAGCTCCTCGGGGCTGACGTTCGGGTTCCGGGAGTTCCCGGAGCTGGTGGTTTCATAGAACCCCACGACCGCGCGTAGCGTCCGGAACATGCCATTGTGCCCGTATGGGAAGGTAAATTCGAGGTTTCGCAGCGACGCCGTGCGAAACGCATAGCTGTCGCACGCTGCCCGGGACGCTGCAGTACGCGGCTCCGGAGGAGCTGCCGGGCAAGGAGGGTTCTGCGCGCCTCCGTCGGAGGCGGGCGTTGTGGCACCTGATGCAAGAGCGGGGTTGTCGGGCACGCCCAGGACATGCAGTTTGTAATCGGAGAACATGGGCCCGTTGTGGCACCTGATGCACCCGATCTCGTCGAAGCGCTGCATTCCCCTGACCTGTTGGTCCGTCATGGCGCTGCGGTCGCCGCGCATGTAGCGGTCGAACGGCGAGTTGTTGGCCAGCAGCGACCGCATGAACGCCGCTATCGCCCTGCCCAGGTTTTCCGCGTTGACCGGCTGTTCACTGCCGAAGGCCTCGGCGAACAGGCTCTGGTACTCGGCGTTGGCCTGGAGCTTCGCCACCACTCTCGCGACAGCCTCATCCTCCGGGTAGGTGTCCCCTCGCATTTCCTCAAACGACTTGAGCGGTTCGAGCGCCTGCGATTCGAGGCTCCTGATGCGATTGTCCCAGAACGCCGGCGCAGTCGCCGGGTCGTAGCGGCCCGATTCATCGATGCCGTTGAAAGCAACGTTCAGAACCGTCGGACTATTGCGTTTGACGAGATGCCCGTCACGCCGGAAGCGGCCCAGGCCGATGCCCGTCACGCCGGTCGACAGGTCGCGGTCATCTGAATAGGCGAATTCGGGATGATGGCACGTCGCGCAGGCTACGTCTTGGGGTCCCGACAAGAGCGGGTCCCAGAACAGCAGCCTGCCCAGCTCAACTTTTGCTGGGGTCGTCGGGTTGTATCCCGGCTCCTGCTGAGTCTCTGGCAGCGCCGACACACTGTGTCCAACGGCACCAGCTTCTTGTCCAACGGCACCAACTTGCATGAAAAGGAGTACGGCGACCGTAGCTGCTGCGGTCAGCAGTCCGGTAAGGTGTTTCGCTCCGAACAAGAACTCACGGAATTGGCTTTTCGTCATTGCTGCCTCCCATCGCACGCGCTACTACGATTTCTGGCTCTTCCGCAGAATCTGTGGACCCCAATCGGCACCAACGGACCGCGTCATGCCGTTCTTGCGCCCGATCTGGACATTTTTCGGCACTCGGTCTCCTGGGATCGAAGTGATGGTCACTTTGCGGGACCCGGATCAGGCCCGTTGCAGGCTGGCCTGTCGAAGTTGCCGGACCCGTGGACGCAAAGAGCGCGCCCACATCTCCAGCGTGCTCCTGTCTTCGGCGTCGAGCGGCGGCGGTGCGGCGGGGTGGTTCATGCCCACCCGCATACTTACTCAAGGCGCGGCTAACCGTCAAGCAGTTTTAGGGGCACACCACTAGACGGAAGTTCCAGCGCTGATCGCGTGTAAGTCGCTATTATGGTTGCAGTTGTCTGGTTTCTTGGAGGTGTCGGTTCTGGCTACATTCGCGGCGTCACCCCCAAGAGCTGTCAGCATGGCTCTGGACCATAGCGGAAACCCATTGGTCACTCAGGGCAGGGCGAAGACGAAGAGGTTGTTGCCGCTGCTGGGGGTCAGTTCCGGAGTCATCGCGCTCCAGCGCGAGGCGTTGCCTCCGGTGCCGGTACCCGCCACCACGTACTGCCGTCCGTCGACCGCGTACGTGACCGGGAATCCGCTCACGGGCGAGCCGAGGTTGACCTCCCACAGGATCTCGCCGGTCTCGTCATCCAGGGCGCGGAACCGGCCGTTGATGTCGCCCACGAAGACGAGGCCCCCGGCCGTCGCCGCGCGCTGCTGCCAGGTCCACGCGGTCACGCCGGTCTCCGCGGATACGGCCCAGACCGAACCGAGCTGATCCGTGCCCGGCGCCAACTGGTTGCGCATGCTCAGGCTGTAGAGCGAGCGGCCGCCGTCGTCGAGCGCGGCCATCCGCGCGCACGCGTTCCGCAGCGGCATGTACATCATGTTCGTGCGCGGGCTGTAGGCGCCGGCTTCCCAGTCCTTGCCCCCCATGGCGGTGGGGCAGGTCAGGACCTCCTGCCCGAACGAGCCGAAGACCAGCTCCGGGTTCTCGGAGACCGCGCCAGTGGCTCCGTCGATGCTGCTGACCACGTTCTGCGCCACGGTGGGCGTCGCCCAGAGGAACTCGCCGGTAACGCGGTCAAGCGTGTAGACGATGCCCGTCTTCCCGGGGATTCCCGTCATCACCCGGCGTTCCTCGCCCGGTTGCAGGCGCGGGTTGATCCAGCTCACCGCGCCCGGGTCCGGACGCACCACCGTGTCGACGAGTAGGCGTTCGAACGGATGGTCGAGATCCCAGTGGTCGTTCAGATGCTGGTAGTACCAGACGATCTCGCCGGTGTCGGCGTCGAGCGCGAGCGTCGAGTTGTGGTACAGGTGCCGGTTGTCCGCACCGCCCACCAGGAACTTCGGCGCCGGCGACGTCACCGACGTGCCGATGAAGAGCAGGTTGAGTTCGGGATCGAAGCTCGGCGCCATCCACGTTCCGACGTGGCGCCGCTCCGCGTCGGGCACGCCGCCCCACGTCTCGTCGCCCGGTTCGCCGGGACGCGGGATGGTGCGGCGTCGCCACAACTCCTCGCCGGTCAGCGCGTCGTGCGCGGTGATGACGCAGGCGTCCGGTCCGGCCGCGGGCATGCAGCTTCGCCCGGAGATCACCTTGCCGTTCGCGATGATCGGCCCGGTGCTCTGGTTCGCCGGGTGCGTTTGATAGTCGAGCACCTGGGTCTCCCAGACCAGCTCGCCGGTCTTCGCGTCGAGGGCGAAGACGTACTCGTCGACGCTCGTGTCGATGATCAGCTCGTCGTAAATCGCCAGGTTGCGGTTCGTCGTGCAGACGCCTGGCAATATGCGCTCGCAGGCGTCGTCCGGCAGCGGCCGCTGGTACTCCCAGATCAAGTCGCCCGTCGCGGCGTCGATCGCCTGGATGACGTCGCTCGGGTTCGGCATGTACATGACGCCGTCGTAGATCAGCGGGGTGCCCTGCTGCCGGCCGCCGGCGCGGAGGGCGCGGGACCAGACCAGCCGCAGGTCGCCCGCGTTGGTGCGGTCGATCTGGTCGAGCGGGCTGTAGCCCCAGCCGTCGAGGGTGCGGCGCCACATCAGCCAGTCGCCGGGCGCCGGAGCCTGGAGCATCGCGTCGGTGACGGGGACGAATTCGGCGGCCGGCGCCTGCGCGTGGCCGGGAGCCTGGGCCAGCGCCGCCGACGCGAGCAGCAGGAGGGTGAGCCGTACGGCTGCGATTGCGCGCGAGCAACGGTTCATGGCAGCGCTCCTTCGGCTCCCGAGTACTATCGATGCGAGGTCGATGCACCGTAGAGCCCGATTCTACCCGTGCCGAGATCGTCCCAGGCGACCGGACGCGACGGGCACGACCGTTTCAGCTAGCAATGATATGCTAATGATTCATTGATACATGTATCGATCATTGATTAGCTGAAGATGAAGGAAATCACCACAACGATGACGCAGCGGAGCCAGGTCACCGTTCCCGCCGAGGTGCGGCGCGTGTTGGGCGTCAGGCCGAGAGACAAGGTCACCTTCGCCATCGCCGACGGCGAGGTACGCCTGAAGCCGGTCGCCTACAGTCTCGAATCCGCTTACGGATCCGTGCAGCCCTCCCGCGAGCCCGAGAACTTCGACGAGCTGTCGCGAGCGGCAAGGGACGCCAAGGCCGAGCACGCCTTGCGGAAGATGAGTGAAAGGTGAGATTCCTCGACGCGAACGTCATCCTGCGGTACCTGACCCGGGACGACGAGGCCAAGGCGGAGGCCTGCTACGAGCTCTTCCAGCAGGTGCAGCGCGGAGAAGCGGAGCTTGCGACCTGTGAGGCGATAGTCGCCGAGGTGATCTACGTTCTCTCGTCGCCGCGCCTGACCTATCGGTTGAGCCACGAGGAGACTCGAGCCCGACTTCTACCCCTGTTGACGCTTCGGGGGCTGAGACTTCCGCAGAAGCGCGTCTGCCTCCAGGCGCTTGATACCTATGCGTCGTCGCCGTCGATGGATTTCGAGGACGCGCTGGCCACGGCGCACATGGAGCAACGGGGCATCGCGGAGATCGTCAGCTACGACCGGGACTTCGACAGCGTGCCGCGTGTGCGCAGAGTCGAGCCCTGACCGGAGTCGGCCGGCCGCCCTCAGTCACACCAGACGGATCGATCCGGGATAGCGCGCAATCGAGGCGTCCGCGGTCAGAAGCAGGAAGCCCTCGACCTGGGCTTGCGCGACGAGAATGCGGTCGAATGGATCCCTGTGCAACGGTGGGAGCGAGTCGACCGCCACAGCATGGGAACCCGTGACAGGAAGCTCGACATAGCCGTTGTCGAGGAGGCCACGGCGAAGGAGTCGTGGATCGACCTGGAAGTCGTCGCGGCCGAGGCTGTTCTTGATGGCGATTTCCCAGAGTGACGCGGCGCTGAAGACGAGCTCCGTGTCGTGATCCTCAATCAGGTCGCGGGCGTCCTTCGTCAACCGCTCCGGCGTACCCGCCGCCCAGAGCAGGAGGTGGGTGTCAAGCAGGACCTTCACCGGCTGCCTTCGAACAGGGTGGAGATCTCGTCGGAACCCATACGATCGAAGTCCGCCGGGACGGAGATTCGTCCAGCGAGGAATCCGGTACGGCGCGGGCGAGAGGAGGTGGCCTCGACGGCGATTACCTTGACGATGGGCTTGCCGGCGCGGGCAATGATGAAGGGCTCGCCGTTGGCCGCGGCTTCCACAAGCCGGGACAAGTGGGTCTTGGCTACGTGCATGTTGACGGTGCGCATGGCGGTTTCCCTAATGGACTTAGTCATTCTAGCTTAGTCATGCTGGGGAAGCCAAAGACTCTGGGGAGGTCTGACGCCTTGACAATCTACAATTGCGACCTTATTGTCGATAATCAAGGTATCAGATGGGCAAGCCTACCGACCTCGTTCAGGGCACGCTGGACCTGCTGATTCTCCGGACGATCGAGCACGAGCCGAAGCACGGCTGGGCGATCGCCAAACGGATCCGGGAGATCTCGAACGACGTGCTCAAGGTGCAGCAGGGCTCGCTCTATCCCGCGCTCTACCGCCTCGAGAAGGAAGGGTGGATCACCGGCCACTGGGCCGTGACGGAGACGGGCCGGGAGGCGAAGCTCTACGCGCTGACCAGCACCGGGCGTTCGCACCTCCAGCGGGAAGTCGCGGCGTGGGAGCGTCTTTCCGGGGCGATCGACCTGGTCATCCAGCAGGCCTGACGGCGGGGCAGGAGCGACCGGATGCACTGGCGCCGGCGGTGGAAGTGCGCATTCCCGTGGCTGAGCCGCGGGCGCGTCGACCGCGACCTCTCGCGGGAACTCGCCCTCCACGTGGAGCTGGAGACGCGCGAGAACCTGGAGCAGGGGATGGCGCCGGAGGATGCCGCGCGGGCCGCGCGCGTGAGCCTCGGCAACGTGCCCCTGATCCGGGAGGACGCGCGGGCGGTCTGGGGATGGCGGTGGCTCGACGCCGCGGTCCGGAGCCTCACGCAGGGGTTCCGGTCGTTCCGGCGCACGCCGGGATTCAGTTTCGTGGCGATGGGCGTGCTGGCCATCGGGATCGGCCTCAACACCGCCATCTTCAGCGTCGTCTACGGCCTGCTGATGCGGCCCCTGCCGTATCCGGACCCGGATTCCATCGTGGTGATCCACATGCGGGATCCACGCACGGGAAACACCACCTCGGGGTTCTCGTGGCTCGACCTGGGTGACTGGGTCACGCGCTCGCGATCGTTCGACGGGCTGGCCCTGAGCCAGGGGAACCTCGCGGCGCTCGACGGCGACGCGGGGTACGAGCGGTTCGATGGCTGGACCGTCTCCGGGGCGTTCTTCGAGATCTTCGGGAATCCGCTGCTGATTGGTCGAGGGCCGACCGATCCGCGGCTGCCGGAGGCGGTCATCTCTCACGGACTGTGGCAGGGCCGTTTCGACTCGGATCCGGCGGTGCTGGACCGTCCGATCACCGTCAACGGCGACACCTACACGATTGTGGGGGTGGCGCGGCCCGACTTCCGGGTTCCAACCGCCGTCCCGTCGGCATCGCTCATCGCGGCCGGCGCGGCGCTCGCGGCGCCCGACGTCTGGTTCCCGGTTCGTCCGTCCGAGAATCGGCGCAGCCGCTCGACGCACCTGGTCGGCCGGCTGCGGCCGGGTGTCACGCTCGCCCAGGCCCAGGACGACGCCGGCGCCGTCGCCCGCGCCATTGCGGCGGAGCACTCGCCAGGCCGCTCTGCGGAGCCGGTCGTCACGCCGCTGCCGGAGCACGCGAGCGGGGCCTTGCGCCTTCCGCTGCTGCTCCTGTTCGGGGCGGTCGGCATGGTGCTCCTCGTCGCCTGCGCCAACGTGACCGCCCTGTTGCTGGCCCGGCAGGCGTCGCGGACGCAGGAGTTGCTCGTGCGCAAGGCAATCGGCGCATCCCGCACCCACCTCTTCGTCGAGTCGGTGGCCGGCGCACTGTGCCTCGCGGGCGTCGCCGGCCTGATCGGCGTCGCGCTTGCGCACGGAAGCGCCTGGCTCGTTCGAACGACCGGCGTTCTGGGCCCGGTGCCGGAATCGGCGGTGCGAGTGGACGCGCCGGTCATGGTCTTTGCCGTGGCGATCTCGATCGGCGCCGCCCTGTTCGCCGGCCTGCTTGCGGCGGCGCCGATCCTGCGTTCGGATACCGGTCCGCTCGGCGGGATGACGTGGGCGCGCGGCTCGGAGGGACGTCAAGCCCGCCGCCTGCGGGCCGGCGTGGTAACGGCGCAGATCGCCATTTCGGTGGTGCTGGTGGTCGGCACCGCGCTTTTGTCGAGAAGCTTCGCGCGGCTGATCGGCACGGACCTGGGTGTGGCGACCGGCCGCGTCATGTCGGTGCAGATCAACCTCACGATGGGGCGGACGCTGGAGAGCGCCGAACGCGCCGCGCTGACCGAGCGGGTCATCGCTCGCGTCGCGGCGCTTCCGCCCGTGGAGGCGGTGGGGGCGGCGAACGGGCTGCCGCCGAACCAGACGCGCATGGCGTTCTACTTCGAGGACGAGGCGGCAACCCTCGGCGTGCCCCGCGAGCACCGGCTGACTCTTCTGAATCCAACCGCCGGCTATTTCAACGCGCTCGGCATTCCGCTGCTTCGCGGGCGGTTCTTCTCGGCGCGCGACACGGCGGACTCCCCGCCGGTCGTCATCCTCTCCGAGGCCGGAGCGCGGCGCCTGTTCGGCACGATCGACGTCGTCGGGCAGGTGCTTCCAACGACGTCCGACCGCAAGCCGGCCGTCGTTGGCGTGGTCGGTGACGTGCGTTACGGCGGTGTCGCGGCGCCGCCGCCCGATGCCATCTACCAGCCGTTCGGCCAGATGCCGTTTCAGCACATGAACCTCGTGGTCCGCACGGCGGGCAATCCGCTCGATCTGGCGGGCGGGGTTCGGGCCGCCGTCCACGAGGTGGACCGCGAGATTACCGTCGATTCGGCGCACCTCCTCGACGACCTGGTTGCCGAATCGGTGGCGACCCCGCGCTTCCGGGCGCTGCTCCTCGGCAGTCTCGCCCTGCTCGCCCTCGGCCTCGCCTCGTTCGGCCTCGCCGGCGTCATTACCTACTCCGTGGCGAGGCGCACGCCCGAGATTGCCATCCGCATGGCGCTCGGCGCCCGC
Above is a window of Acidobacteriota bacterium DNA encoding:
- a CDS encoding PadR family transcriptional regulator, producing MGKPTDLVQGTLDLLILRTIEHEPKHGWAIAKRIREISNDVLKVQQGSLYPALYRLEKEGWITGHWAVTETGREAKLYALTSTGRSHLQREVAAWERLSGAIDLVIQQA
- a CDS encoding PQQ-binding-like beta-propeller repeat protein translates to MNRCSRAIAAVRLTLLLLASAALAQAPGHAQAPAAEFVPVTDAMLQAPAPGDWLMWRRTLDGWGYSPLDQIDRTNAGDLRLVWSRALRAGGRQQGTPLIYDGVMYMPNPSDVIQAIDAATGDLIWEYQRPLPDDACERILPGVCTTNRNLAIYDELIIDTSVDEYVFALDAKTGELVWETQVLDYQTHPANQSTGPIIANGKVISGRSCMPAAGPDACVITAHDALTGEELWRRRTIPRPGEPGDETWGGVPDAERRHVGTWMAPSFDPELNLLFIGTSVTSPAPKFLVGGADNRHLYHNSTLALDADTGEIVWYYQHLNDHWDLDHPFERLLVDTVVRPDPGAVSWINPRLQPGEERRVMTGIPGKTGIVYTLDRVTGEFLWATPTVAQNVVSSIDGATGAVSENPELVFGSFGQEVLTCPTAMGGKDWEAGAYSPRTNMMYMPLRNACARMAALDDGGRSLYSLSMRNQLAPGTDQLGSVWAVSAETGVTAWTWQQRAATAGGLVFVGDINGRFRALDDETGEILWEVNLGSPVSGFPVTYAVDGRQYVVAGTGTGGNASRWSAMTPELTPSSGNNLFVFALP
- a CDS encoding AbrB/MazE/SpoVT family DNA-binding domain-containing protein codes for the protein MKEITTTMTQRSQVTVPAEVRRVLGVRPRDKVTFAIADGEVRLKPVAYSLESAYGSVQPSREPENFDELSRAARDAKAEHALRKMSER
- a CDS encoding ABC transporter permease, which encodes MHWRRRWKCAFPWLSRGRVDRDLSRELALHVELETRENLEQGMAPEDAARAARVSLGNVPLIREDARAVWGWRWLDAAVRSLTQGFRSFRRTPGFSFVAMGVLAIGIGLNTAIFSVVYGLLMRPLPYPDPDSIVVIHMRDPRTGNTTSGFSWLDLGDWVTRSRSFDGLALSQGNLAALDGDAGYERFDGWTVSGAFFEIFGNPLLIGRGPTDPRLPEAVISHGLWQGRFDSDPAVLDRPITVNGDTYTIVGVARPDFRVPTAVPSASLIAAGAALAAPDVWFPVRPSENRRSRSTHLVGRLRPGVTLAQAQDDAGAVARAIAAEHSPGRSAEPVVTPLPEHASGALRLPLLLLFGAVGMVLLVACANVTALLLARQASRTQELLVRKAIGASRTHLFVESVAGALCLAGVAGLIGVALAHGSAWLVRTTGVLGPVPESAVRVDAPVMVFAVAISIGAALFAGLLAAAPILRSDTGPLGGMTWARGSEGRQARRLRAGVVTAQIAISVVLVVGTALLSRSFARLIGTDLGVATGRVMSVQINLTMGRTLESAERAALTERVIARVAALPPVEAVGAANGLPPNQTRMAFYFEDEAATLGVPREHRLTLLNPTAGYFNALGIPLLRGRFFSARDTADSPPVVILSEAGARRLFGTIDVVGQVLPTTSDRKPAVVGVVGDVRYGGVAAPPPDAIYQPFGQMPFQHMNLVVRTAGNPLDLAGGVRAAVHEVDREITVDSAHLLDDLVAESVATPRFRALLLGSLALLALGLASFGLAGVITYSVARRTPEIAIRMALGARAPAVLALVMREGLLLAVAGVAVGLAGAFVLTRTLESFLYEVAPTDGVSFVAAAGCLLLVAMAAAYLPARRATRVDPMAALRME
- a CDS encoding cytochrome-c peroxidase, translated to MTKSQFREFLFGAKHLTGLLTAAATVAVLLFMQVGAVGQEAGAVGHSVSALPETQQEPGYNPTTPAKVELGRLLFWDPLLSGPQDVACATCHHPEFAYSDDRDLSTGVTGIGLGRFRRDGHLVKRNSPTVLNVAFNGIDESGRYDPATAPAFWDNRIRSLESQALEPLKSFEEMRGDTYPEDEAVARVVAKLQANAEYQSLFAEAFGSEQPVNAENLGRAIAAFMRSLLANNSPFDRYMRGDRSAMTDQQVRGMQRFDEIGCIRCHNGPMFSDYKLHVLGVPDNPALASGATTPASDGGAQNPPCPAAPPEPRTAASRAACDSYAFRTASLRNLEFTFPYGHNGMFRTLRAVVGFYETTSSGNSRNPNVSPEELDPLVRALQNVDEEDTDLIEFLIALSDDSFDRTIPERVPSGLPVGGRIQ
- a CDS encoding type II toxin-antitoxin system VapC family toxin; the protein is MKVLLDTHLLLWAAGTPERLTKDARDLIEDHDTELVFSAASLWEIAIKNSLGRDDFQVDPRLLRRGLLDNGYVELPVTGSHAVAVDSLPPLHRDPFDRILVAQAQVEGFLLLTADASIARYPGSIRLV
- a CDS encoding type II toxin-antitoxin system VapC family toxin, with protein sequence MRFLDANVILRYLTRDDEAKAEACYELFQQVQRGEAELATCEAIVAEVIYVLSSPRLTYRLSHEETRARLLPLLTLRGLRLPQKRVCLQALDTYASSPSMDFEDALATAHMEQRGIAEIVSYDRDFDSVPRVRRVEP
- a CDS encoding type II toxin-antitoxin system prevent-host-death family antitoxin, which codes for MRTVNMHVAKTHLSRLVEAAANGEPFIIARAGKPIVKVIAVEATSSRPRRTGFLAGRISVPADFDRMGSDEISTLFEGSR